Part of the Armatimonadota bacterium genome is shown below.
TGCTGATGCCGTCAGGCGGAGGCACGGGTACAGTTTTGCTCTCTGCACCAGCGGACGAAAGCGCGCAAGCCTGAGGCGAGACTGGTCCCCGGCGTCCAGTTCAGCAACTTGCGGGCCTTCGTGACGTTGGCCCACGCCTTCGGCAGATCCTCGCGGGTCGGCGGCCGCCAGTCGATTCTTGCCTGTATGCCCAGTAGCAGCTCCAGGGCGCGTACGATATTCATGACTGTGTAGGGAGCGTCGCTGCCGAGATTGATGACCTCGAATGAACTGGGTGCCCCAAGTTTCGGGTGCTCACTGGCCGCTATTATCCCTCGAACAACGTCATCGACGTAGGTAAAACCGCGGCTTACCTCACCGTCCCCGTAGACAGGAAGGGGCTTGTCCTGCAGCATGAGATGGACAAACTTGCTGATGAGCAGGTCGGGTCTTTGGCGGGGACCATAGACACTGAACAAACGCAGGCACACCACGGGCAGGCCATACAGGTGATGGTACGTGTAGCAGAAAGCTTCACTTGCGATCTTTGAGGCCGCATAGGGCGAGGTCGGCGTCGAGATTGACTGCTCTTCCGAGAATGGCGCTGAATTTGCTGCTCCATATACGGACGAGCACGACCCGAGAATGAACCGTTCGATGCCCCTGCCGACGCACTCATGGAGCAGATTCACTGTGCCGGCGACGTTGTCCCCAACGCACGCACCTGGGTCTTCCAAGAACGTCTGCCCGCCGTGCCTCGCGGCCAAATGCACGACGACACCGATCTTTTGCTTATTGAGGCAGGTCCGCACCAGCAAGGGATCGCGTACATCGCCCTCGACGAGGGTGAAGCCTTCATGTGCCAGCAGTGAGGCGATATTGCCGCGCTTCAGCTTGGGGTCGTAATGCGGGTCGAAGCTGTCGATCCCAATCACTTGGCGTCCCGCGGAGAGCAATGCTTCGACGAGATGCGAACCGATGAACCCGGCCGCACCAGTTACCAGGTATGCACGCTCGCTGCCCATCGTCTCCCCCTGATCGAGGTTCTTGCACCCACGCCTCGTGCACAGGTGCACCCCGGATGATCATTCGCTGGCCGCCAGAGCCACCTGCACCAGTGACATACCCATGTCGATTAGCTCGTCCAGACGTTCCGCGCTCACTGCCTCGCTGCTGACCTTGATGTATGGCGAGGTGCCGCTGGGCCTGACCAACAGCCAGCCGTCGTCCCAGTCAACTCGGACGCCGTCGATGCTTGTGAGTTGGCCGCTACACCGGCTGGCCCAGTGCTTCACGGACTCCATCGCCCTCGTCTTGCTCGCCTCTGAACAGCTCAAACGTTTCTCTCCCCGGAAAAGCTCGGGAAGCGGGGCAAGCTCCTTACGGATCGTATTCAGATCACGGTGCGCGAGCAGGACCATGCTGGCGTAGAGGGCCGATGAGAAGAAACCGAGTTGCGGCAGGATGTAATGACCACACTCCTCCATGCCGATTACTGCCTGCCGATTCTTCACCTCGCGGGCGACGTTGGTGTCTCCGACCTTTGTTCGCCACAATCGGCCGTCGGCCAGAGTGACGGCCTCCTCCACGTACCTTCCCGTCTCAACGGTGCCGATCACCTCGCCGCCGCAGGCCTGCTCGAGTGCGATCCGTCCCATGATTGCGTTGCAGCGGTGGAGTCCCAGGCAACCTTCGTGGTCCAGAAACACAACGCGGTCATTGTCTCCATCCAGGCAAATCCCGCCGTCCGCTCCAACCCGGCGCACCTCCTCCACCGTTTTCTCCAGCGTGGACGGCGTCGGTTCGGGATCACGGGTACACAGGGTTAGATCAAGAGCGCAGTTGACCGTGGTGACCTGATGTCCCAGGTCGGCCAGGAGTTCCGGGAAAATGCGACCCGCCGGCCCGCAAGCGCAGTCAACAACGAGCTTCAGGGGCCTAAGCGGCATCGGACACATCTCGCGCAGCCACGTGATGAGCACATCGTTGCCCGAGATGTCGTGGATTTGGCCGGGGAACAGCGACTGGACGCTGCCGCGGTCGTAAAAGGCGCGCTCGATTGCCTCGCAGCTCAGAGCCATGCCGTTGCGGTCGCAAAACTTGAACCCGTTGTGGTTAATAGGGTTATGACTTGCTGTGACCATGATCCCCAGGTCACACCCAAGTTCCCGGGTCAGCAGGGCCAGGCCCGGCGTGGGCATCATGCCCAGCCGCATCACGTCGAGCCCGTTTGACGCAAGCCCAGCTACAAGGCAGCTTTCAATGGCGGGACTGCTGGGTCGCGTGTCCCTCGCAACACAGACCCGTTTGAATGGTCCCAGGTGCCGCGCGACCGCTCTCGAGACACGTTCCACCACTTCATCGGTCATTGTCTCGCCGACGACGCCTCGAATCCCGCATCTTCCGAATGTGGGCAACCCCTGCATCTCCACAAGCACCAGCCGCCACGCCCTTCAGATATTCCTCCGCCATGACCCCGATGATTGGGCCCGAAAGGCGACGCCCGGGGTATGACAGGAGGCGCCGTCCGGCGAGTCACGCCGACATGGAGCAACACGGATAGCCGCCGGTGCGACGCTCGGGAGCGCACTCCGACACCCGTGGCGTCTCAGGCCTCAAGCCGTCGGTAAACAGCAATTCGGGAATGCATATTGAGCCAGGGTCTCATCAGCCCCGTCTCTCCAGCGGCACCTGTAAGAGACGGTCTCCCACATAAGTATAGGCTGACAGAACACCGACGTCAACACAGTCCGGCCACGAGTAGCCGGAAGAGCACTCACGCGACTGTTTTTTGCCCATTTGTGGCCGATGGCGCAGGAAAAGACCGAGTCGACACCGAATTACCAGATGTGTCGCGTCTGAAATCGGCTTTCGAGCAACGACGTACGGGCGAGGATCGTGCGCCTATCAGCCCGTGCGCATGAGACTCGCGTCTGGGGTTTGCGCAGAAGGAGGCTCGCATGCTGGATGGGCCCGAGATCACCTTCCTTTTCACCGACATCGAGGGCAGCTCGAGTATGTGGGAGCACCACCCGGCAGAAATGCCCGCGGCGATTGCGCTGCATGACGCGATCATACGCCGCGCAGTGGCGCACTGCGGAGGTGAGATCTTCAGCGCCAGCGGGGACGGTTTCTGCGCCGCTTTCGCCGGCGCGGGAGATGCGGTCCGCTGCGCTGTTATGGCACAGCTCGAGATAAGGCGTGCTCGCTGGCCGACTGGGATCGGCGGGCTAGCGGTTCGCATAGCGCTTCACACGGGTGAGGCCTGGTGTCAGAACGGTGGCTATCTAGGGCCGCCCCTCAATAGATGCTCGCGCATTCTCGCCACAGCCCACGGGGGGCAGATACTTGTCTCCGAGCGCACGGCCTGCGCAGTGAACGGCGCCCTTCCCCCAGACGTGGCGTTGAAGGACCTGGGCGAATGCCAATTGCGCGATCTTATCCATCCCGAGCACCCGTACCAGGTTCTGCACCCTGACTTGCCCGCCGACTTCGGGCCTCTGCGAGGCCTGGATGCTTTCCCAAATAACCTCCCGATCCAGCCGACCAGTTTCGTCGGGAGAGTCCAGGAACTGCGAGAGATCAGCGGCCTGCTGAGAAACAATCGCTTGCTCACGCTCACAGGTGCCGGCGGTGTGGGCAAGAGTCGGCTCGCGGCGCAGGTGGGAGCTGACCTATTGCACGAGTTCCCGGATGGCGTCTGGCTAGCGGAACTCGCGCCTCTTACAGACGCGGCTGAAATACCCGAGGCGCTGCAGTTTCTGCTGAGTCTGCATGATGCCCCGGGTGGCCCGACCCTCAGGGCTATAGTACAACACCTGCGCCCTCGCAGAACGCTCCTCATTCTTGACAATTGTGAGCACATCATCGAAGGGGTCGCTTCCCTGGTGGTTGAGCTGCTCCGTTCGTGCCCCAACCTGGTACTGTTGGCCACTAGCCGTGAACCCCTTGACGTGCCGGGCGAAATTGTGTGGCGGGTGTCTCCCCTGCGTGTGCCCCACCTGCCCTGGGATGAGATCGACGAGCACGGGGCATTGGAGGCGATGGCGAGTTGCGAGGCGACCCAGTTGCTTGCCGAGCGCCTGTGGGCGCAGACGTCGGCGGCCGGGGTGCACGCAACGGATGCCGTGGCGGTCGTCCACATCTGCCAGCGCCTTGACGGCATCCCGCTCGCGCTCGAACTGGTAGCCCCCTGGGCGCGCACGATTCCCCTGTGTGAGATTGCTGAGAGGCTGGACAATCAGCTCAGTTTCCTCAACCGCGGCCCGCGCACGGCAGACGCCCGCCAGAAGACGCTGCGCGGGGCGATGGACTGGAGCTACGACCTGCTGTCCGAGCAGGAAAGGGCCCTGCTGCGTCGATTGTCAGTGTTCTCGGGTGGCTGGACGCTGGAGGCCGCTGAATTCGTGACCAGCGATCCCGACGTTATCCGCGGGCTGATCAAACGGGATGAGGTACTGGGCCTGTTGGGTGAGCTGGTAAGCAGGTCCCTGGTCGAGGTAGACCCGTGCAGAGACAACATGCGCTACGGTCTGCTGGAGCCGGTGAGGCAGTATGCAGCCGAAAGGCTGGAGGAGGCAGGCGAGGCAGATGACCTTCGCCGCCGGCACCGGGACTACTATCTTGCGCTGGCGGAGACGACCGGTTGCATGCCACTCGAGACCACTGCCGATCGTCCGCCAGAAGTCGACATCGGGGAGGCCGTGGTGAAGCTGCAGCCCGAGACGGCCAATCTTCGCAGCGCTCTGGAATGGAGCCTGTCCGTCGGGGACTATGACGGCGCTGCGCGGACTGGCACAGCGGGTTACTGGCAGTGGTACGGATGGTATCCCTACGGCCTCGTCGGCGGATGGGCGAGCCGGATTCTGGTTGGCCTGAAAGAGCGATCGCTGTTTCTCAAGACTCGGATGCTCCTGGCATCCGCGCATCTTGCCGTAATGCGTGGAGATCGCTCGAATGCGGAAAAGCGCGCCTACCAGGCACTGGAGACTGCAGACATGATCGGGGACCGACTTGGCAAGGGCTACGCACTCCTTGCGCTTGGTGTTCAGGCTTGGCGGGGAGGCAACTACGTCGAGGCCGAGGAGCTCCTCCGCCATAGTCTCGAACACGGGACATCCCTCGGTGATTACTTCTGCACCATCTACTCGCTCAACACTCTGGGTAACGTGTACGTCTACCAGGGCCGCTACTCGGAAGGGGAAGCTCGACACAGGGAAGCGCTGCGCTACGCCCAGCAGCACCACGACCCACGCTGCATCGCCTGGGCCTATCTCGATCTAGGCCTCATCGCACGGTGCACGGGTGACTATGGGCGTGCAGACGAGTTGTATAAGCAGGGCATGGACATCGCCAAGCCGAAGGAACGCATGGTGATCGCCTACGCCCACAATATGATGGCTGACCTTGCCCGGCTGCGCGGCGATCCGACTGGCGCGATGGACCACGTTGCCCAGGCGCTGAGGATCTTCCGGCATCTGGAGGACGCCCCTGAAATAGCCACGGCTCTCGAGACGGCGGCCAAGACCTGCACATCTCTCGGGGAGCCAGCGAAAGCGGCGCGCCTGTGTGGGGCCGCCGCTGCTTTACGGGAATCATGCGGTGCGCCAATCCCCCCGATACTCCGCGCCGAATGGGACGAGTGCATCGCCGCGGTGCGTGGCACGATGGGTGACGATGCTTTCACGCGGGAGTGGGAACAGGGGAACACGATGGACACCCGGGCCGCCATCGCGTATGCACTCGGCATCGCATCCAGGTTGCGCTGATCACGGCGTCTGCTTCGCGGGGCCAGCGACGGTCGCCGTTTCACTCACCAAGTCGTAGCGAACCACCCGTAAAACACGTCTGCATGCCCCAGGTACTCCCCTGTGCGCCGGAATCCGCTGGGTCCGAAGGACATTCCCAGGATGTAATCCGCCGACTTGTAGTAGTTGAGGCCCACGCCCCAAGCCTGGTCGAGATTGGTTATTTTCACCGAGAACTTCGGAGACAGAAACTGCTCCAGCGCCACGTACCAGATGTTGATGGACTCGCTGACATTGGGCCCCTCAATATCCCCGTTTTCGAAGTCCAGAGAGACCGTGGTCCCGAGACGAGGGCGCCATGCGAGGCCCACAACTACAACATCGGTTTCGTATGAGCCCGTCAGAAGACCGTTGGCGCCACCTTGGGCGAGTGACGGCGGGGGCAGGAACCACGTGTCGCTCTCATCGCGGTGGTAGGCCGCGCCGAAGGTCAGATCGTCTGTCACCGGCACCTGGAAGCCGACGCGCCCACACAGGTCGCTCTCGGCCTCGCCGTGCGCGATGGGTTGAGGCCCCGCGGGAGTGTCCACGAAGAGCCGGGTCGTGGACTCATTCCGCGGATACCAGGTGACGCCCCAGCGGACCCCGAAGTCCTCCCGCGCGTAGGTGAGCGCCCACGCCTCACCCGCAAACTGCGCGGAGACTCCGGGGGGCAAGATTCGCGGCATGGGCGCGATGTCTGACTCGAAGTCGTAGCGTGCTATCCGGAAATAGTTGTTCCCTGAACTGCCCCAGTACGTCTGTATGTAAGTATCCACACCCGGGCCATTGTCGAAGCTGATGCGGCCTCCGTCCAGTTCCAGGAAGTTGCGGATCTGGTAGTCCTTTGCACCGACTGCTGCTGCGGGGTTGAATGTGAACAGGCCGGTCTCTACCGCATCGGGAGCATCGATGCCGAAGGGGGACAGGGTTTGGTGGGCGAGCATGGGCGCTTCGGGGCCGAACTGGGCGAAGCCGACAGCATGGAAGATGAACAGGGCAAACAGAGTGAGCAATGCAGACAGGACGTTTCTTGCATGCATAGTGGTCTCCCCTCTCCCGTGACGCCCACAGTACGAGCACACAGTCATCGGCCGGTCTTGCCGACACGGTCTTGACGTCCATCGGTCTCGTAATTCGTCGCGTCGTTGTGTTCATCCTGCCGGGCGAAGGGAATAGGGCCGAAGTCGCGGAACTTTGGGGGCGCTGCCTAGCACGAACAGGAATGCGGCGAGAAATGCTAACCGGAGACAAATGTCGGCGTGCATTCGGAGTGGCGTTGGCCTGTCTGGTCTGGCGGGCTGCCGCCGCCAGCGCTGATGGTGATGCGATGATATCCGACGAAACGCTGCAGCAGTGGTCCGCACCCTATCGCGGGTGGCATTACCGGCCCGAACCGGTTATCCCCGCCGAGCCGAGAATCCCAGGCTTCGAAGACTTCCACAGCACCGACTGCCCCTGCGTCTACCAGCTTCCCGGGCAGCCCGGACGGTGGTACATGAGCTTCATCGCTTTCAACGGCCAGGGCTACAACAGTTTCGTGGCCGAGAGCGACGACCTCATCCACTGGCGAACGCCCCGACTGGCAATGGGGTTCGGCCCCGAGGGCGAGTTCGACAACGGCGGCTGCGTTGTGGGCGCTTATCTGTATGAGTCCTACGAGGTGAAGGCCCCACG
Proteins encoded:
- a CDS encoding tetratricopeptide repeat protein; this translates as MLDGPEITFLFTDIEGSSSMWEHHPAEMPAAIALHDAIIRRAVAHCGGEIFSASGDGFCAAFAGAGDAVRCAVMAQLEIRRARWPTGIGGLAVRIALHTGEAWCQNGGYLGPPLNRCSRILATAHGGQILVSERTACAVNGALPPDVALKDLGECQLRDLIHPEHPYQVLHPDLPADFGPLRGLDAFPNNLPIQPTSFVGRVQELREISGLLRNNRLLTLTGAGGVGKSRLAAQVGADLLHEFPDGVWLAELAPLTDAAEIPEALQFLLSLHDAPGGPTLRAIVQHLRPRRTLLILDNCEHIIEGVASLVVELLRSCPNLVLLATSREPLDVPGEIVWRVSPLRVPHLPWDEIDEHGALEAMASCEATQLLAERLWAQTSAAGVHATDAVAVVHICQRLDGIPLALELVAPWARTIPLCEIAERLDNQLSFLNRGPRTADARQKTLRGAMDWSYDLLSEQERALLRRLSVFSGGWTLEAAEFVTSDPDVIRGLIKRDEVLGLLGELVSRSLVEVDPCRDNMRYGLLEPVRQYAAERLEEAGEADDLRRRHRDYYLALAETTGCMPLETTADRPPEVDIGEAVVKLQPETANLRSALEWSLSVGDYDGAARTGTAGYWQWYGWYPYGLVGGWASRILVGLKERSLFLKTRMLLASAHLAVMRGDRSNAEKRAYQALETADMIGDRLGKGYALLALGVQAWRGGNYVEAEELLRHSLEHGTSLGDYFCTIYSLNTLGNVYVYQGRYSEGEARHREALRYAQQHHDPRCIAWAYLDLGLIARCTGDYGRADELYKQGMDIAKPKERMVIAYAHNMMADLARLRGDPTGAMDHVAQALRIFRHLEDAPEIATALETAAKTCTSLGEPAKAARLCGAAAALRESCGAPIPPILRAEWDECIAAVRGTMGDDAFTREWEQGNTMDTRAAIAYALGIASRLR
- a CDS encoding NAD-dependent epimerase/dehydratase family protein yields the protein MGSERAYLVTGAAGFIGSHLVEALLSAGRQVIGIDSFDPHYDPKLKRGNIASLLAHEGFTLVEGDVRDPLLVRTCLNKQKIGVVVHLAARHGGQTFLEDPGACVGDNVAGTVNLLHECVGRGIERFILGSCSSVYGAANSAPFSEEQSISTPTSPYAASKIASEAFCYTYHHLYGLPVVCLRLFSVYGPRQRPDLLISKFVHLMLQDKPLPVYGDGEVSRGFTYVDDVVRGIIAASEHPKLGAPSSFEVINLGSDAPYTVMNIVRALELLLGIQARIDWRPPTREDLPKAWANVTKARKLLNWTPGTSLASGLRAFVRWCREQNCTRASA